A genomic stretch from Sphingobacterium sp. ML3W includes:
- a CDS encoding methylglyoxal synthase, producing MKKTIALIAHDGKKPEMVAFVKDHQDLLEHANIIATGTTGSYVRQTGLPVELKLSGPMGGDAQIAALAAEGKVDGIIFFRDPLGKHAHEPDIQMLMRVCDLYNVPLATNPATGSLIIEGLLEDLVD from the coding sequence ATGAAAAAAACAATCGCACTGATCGCCCATGATGGCAAGAAACCAGAAATGGTTGCCTTTGTCAAAGACCACCAAGATTTGTTGGAACATGCTAATATCATCGCAACGGGAACAACGGGTTCCTATGTGCGGCAAACCGGATTACCTGTGGAGCTAAAATTAAGTGGCCCTATGGGCGGTGATGCACAGATCGCTGCATTGGCCGCTGAAGGTAAAGTGGATGGTATTATCTTCTTCCGTGATCCGCTCGGCAAGCATGCGCATGAACCCGACATTCAGATGTTAATGCGAGTATGCGACCTCTATAATGTTCCATTGGCAACAAATCCTGCTACTGGAAGCTTAATTATCGAAGGATTATTGGAAGATCTCGTTGACTAA
- a CDS encoding mechanosensitive ion channel domain-containing protein yields MTKSISISFIVRIILLIALTASFVQFEAFYKQKDSIRDIAYGLNTFLTASVLISIGHFILVKLYNSRNEHQVVRGNFVLGITRVATVGNVFFIIVSVMIAVGINPKDFITSMTIVAMAIAVIFREYITNMISGLIIMFSDQFSVGDRIKIGEYQGKIVDITLANLVVRDEDDDAVMIPNNLVFTATLVNKTSQKSNKIVVKFELPVDHAAAVEELEQYFKPLFQNNPNLDHGQGFSVKIADLAKDFVKYKVEVSTISSSNRIHQQVQSKILNEVLQFKGRLS; encoded by the coding sequence ATGACGAAATCTATTTCAATTTCTTTTATTGTACGGATCATACTACTTATTGCGCTGACGGCTTCATTTGTGCAGTTTGAAGCTTTTTATAAACAGAAAGATAGCATACGGGATATTGCATACGGACTGAATACTTTTCTGACGGCCAGCGTACTGATTTCGATCGGTCATTTTATTTTGGTCAAACTTTATAATAGTAGAAATGAACATCAGGTTGTGCGCGGTAATTTCGTGCTCGGCATCACACGGGTGGCGACCGTAGGAAATGTATTTTTTATTATTGTAAGTGTGATGATTGCTGTTGGTATCAATCCGAAGGATTTTATCACCAGTATGACGATCGTTGCCATGGCCATTGCCGTTATTTTTAGAGAATATATTACAAATATGATATCGGGTCTGATCATTATGTTTTCGGATCAGTTTTCTGTCGGTGATCGCATTAAAATCGGGGAGTATCAGGGCAAAATTGTTGATATTACCTTGGCCAATCTAGTTGTCCGGGACGAGGATGATGATGCTGTGATGATTCCGAATAACCTGGTATTTACCGCGACTTTGGTCAACAAGACCTCACAGAAATCCAATAAAATAGTTGTGAAATTCGAGTTGCCGGTTGATCATGCGGCAGCTGTGGAGGAGTTGGAGCAATATTTTAAGCCTTTATTTCAGAATAATCCCAATTTAGACCACGGACAGGGCTTCTCGGTGAAAATAGCTGACCTGGCCAAAGACTTTGTGAAATACAAAGTTGAAGTCAGCACCATATCTTCGAGCAATCGGATTCACCAACAGGTGCAGAGCAAGATCCTGAATGAAGTGCTTCAATTTAAGGGACGGCTCAGTTAG
- a CDS encoding cation-translocating P-type ATPase, whose amino-acid sequence MKESNVQTELNVTGMHCTNCAISIHKYLEDNGAKEIYVDFASDEVKFSDIPQDQVPQLVKGIESLGYKVIKDKDARVSFWKSVEFKFLICLLFTIPLWSHMFVDLPLLHDSYIQLALCAPVYLVGCLYFGNSALRSLWNKMPNMDVLIFVGSTAAFVYSAIGTYYNLGHDYQFYETCATIITLVFMGNVLEKRAVTKTTSAIKDLVKYQDIKAIKILDDQEIEITAKEIKSGDILKVNTGSLIPADGDILDGHGWIDESMITGESMPIEKTKYEAVIGGTLLTAGNIRITATKVGSKSVLYQIIQLIKDAQSKKPPIQKFGDKVAAYFVPIVVTIAFFTFFIAYFIAQLPLQQALMNAIATLVVSCPCAMGLATPTAVMVGLGRAAKQGILIKGGSTIEELSELKQMVFDKTGTLTTGDFNIKAIQTFGIEQSQVESIIAQLESYSSHPIAQSIRKQLKEIKSYRIIFKEVNEIKGQGIFATDTNGNSYSICNAKIGKKDYSNRYDLSLTINEVVIAGIVLEDQIKPYAKELIQYLKDKGIRPILLSGDRQSKCERAAQKLGIADVYWEKSPSEKLAILSELKKAAPTAMVGDGINDAPALTAADVGISLGDATHVAIQSAKVILLNNDLKSIEKLLQIGHHTLLTIKQNLFWAFAYNIIAIPLAAVGFLGPMLAALSMAFSDLIVIGNSIRLRFKKMK is encoded by the coding sequence ATGAAGGAATCCAACGTGCAAACTGAACTCAACGTCACCGGAATGCATTGTACAAATTGTGCTATTTCAATCCATAAATACCTAGAAGACAACGGCGCTAAGGAGATTTACGTTGATTTCGCTTCAGATGAAGTAAAGTTTTCCGATATTCCGCAGGATCAGGTTCCACAGCTTGTTAAAGGCATCGAGTCATTGGGGTACAAAGTCATCAAGGACAAAGATGCCAGAGTAAGCTTCTGGAAATCAGTTGAGTTTAAATTTCTGATCTGTCTGCTCTTTACGATTCCACTCTGGAGTCACATGTTTGTGGATCTCCCCTTGCTTCATGACTCCTATATACAACTGGCTTTATGTGCGCCTGTCTATCTTGTTGGCTGTCTTTACTTTGGCAATAGTGCACTACGCTCGCTATGGAATAAAATGCCTAACATGGATGTGCTTATCTTTGTGGGTTCCACTGCAGCATTTGTCTATAGCGCTATTGGTACGTACTATAATCTGGGGCACGATTATCAATTTTACGAAACCTGTGCAACCATCATTACCTTGGTTTTTATGGGGAATGTACTTGAAAAACGTGCTGTTACCAAAACCACATCTGCGATCAAAGATCTAGTTAAATATCAAGACATTAAGGCGATTAAAATCCTCGACGATCAGGAGATTGAAATTACCGCTAAAGAGATTAAATCCGGAGATATCCTCAAAGTAAATACGGGAAGTCTGATTCCAGCAGATGGTGACATCCTGGATGGACATGGCTGGATAGACGAATCAATGATCACGGGCGAGAGCATGCCCATTGAAAAAACAAAATATGAAGCTGTCATTGGCGGGACACTGCTGACTGCCGGCAATATCAGAATCACGGCAACCAAAGTAGGTTCAAAAAGCGTGTTGTATCAGATCATTCAATTGATAAAAGACGCGCAGAGCAAAAAACCACCTATCCAAAAATTTGGTGATAAAGTAGCGGCCTATTTTGTGCCTATTGTTGTCACAATCGCCTTTTTCACCTTTTTTATTGCTTACTTTATTGCCCAGTTGCCCTTGCAGCAAGCCTTGATGAATGCCATTGCGACACTTGTTGTGTCTTGCCCCTGTGCAATGGGCCTGGCTACACCAACAGCAGTGATGGTAGGTCTCGGTCGGGCGGCCAAGCAAGGTATCCTCATCAAGGGTGGAAGCACAATTGAAGAGTTATCCGAACTCAAACAGATGGTCTTTGATAAGACAGGGACACTGACAACGGGCGATTTTAACATCAAGGCCATTCAGACCTTTGGTATCGAGCAATCTCAGGTCGAATCCATTATTGCACAACTGGAAAGCTACTCCAGTCATCCGATTGCCCAATCTATCCGTAAGCAGTTGAAGGAAATAAAGTCCTATCGTATTATTTTCAAGGAAGTCAATGAAATTAAAGGACAAGGAATATTTGCTACGGACACGAATGGGAACAGCTATTCCATCTGTAATGCCAAAATCGGCAAGAAGGATTATTCCAATCGATACGACCTGTCGCTGACGATTAATGAAGTTGTCATTGCAGGTATCGTTTTGGAAGATCAGATCAAGCCCTATGCAAAAGAGCTTATTCAGTATCTAAAAGATAAAGGGATCAGACCTATTCTATTAAGTGGTGACAGACAGAGTAAATGTGAACGGGCAGCACAAAAGCTTGGCATAGCTGACGTCTACTGGGAAAAATCGCCCAGCGAAAAACTGGCGATCCTATCTGAGCTCAAAAAGGCTGCTCCTACTGCGATGGTTGGTGATGGCATCAACGATGCTCCTGCCCTTACGGCAGCTGATGTCGGTATTTCTCTCGGTGACGCAACACATGTGGCCATTCAATCTGCGAAAGTAATCCTATTAAACAATGATTTGAAATCAATTGAAAAGCTGCTACAGATAGGGCATCACACCCTCCTGACCATCAAACAAAACCTCTTTTGGGCATTTGCGTATAACATCATTGCGATTCCATTAGCAGCTGTGGGGTTTCTGGGTCCCATGCTCGCAGCGTTGAGTATGGCCTTCTCCGATCTTATTGTGATCGGCAACTCGATCCGCCTACGCTTTAAAAAAATGAAATAA
- a CDS encoding HAD family phosphatase, with product MSPESQRKFEQLNLLAESYDALLFDVDGTLADNMDAHKQAYKAAAEQYGVTLDVTLIDETAGWPTVAVAEEISKRYGVDFNYQEFSTLKSTIFRDEYVFKTKPVDYVVEHLKYQKGKKHIAAVSGGTRTTLSMTLTTIGVWDDLETLVCAGDTAEGKPSPQPFLLAASQLNIAPEKCLVYEDGVPGVEGAKAAGMGWVRVDEL from the coding sequence ATGTCACCTGAATCACAACGTAAATTTGAACAGCTAAATCTTCTTGCCGAATCCTATGATGCCCTACTATTTGACGTCGACGGTACTTTGGCCGACAACATGGATGCCCATAAACAAGCGTATAAAGCTGCCGCCGAACAATATGGTGTCACTTTGGATGTCACTCTTATTGACGAAACGGCCGGCTGGCCTACGGTCGCTGTTGCAGAGGAAATCAGTAAACGCTATGGCGTAGATTTCAATTATCAAGAATTCTCAACATTGAAGTCCACCATATTTCGGGACGAATATGTCTTTAAAACAAAGCCGGTAGATTATGTTGTTGAACATTTAAAATATCAAAAGGGTAAAAAACATATTGCTGCTGTCTCAGGAGGCACAAGAACAACCTTGTCGATGACTCTGACAACCATAGGTGTATGGGATGACCTGGAAACATTGGTGTGTGCCGGTGATACAGCAGAAGGTAAACCCTCGCCGCAACCGTTCTTACTCGCTGCTTCACAGTTGAATATTGCTCCAGAAAAATGTTTAGTCTATGAAGATGGAGTTCCGGGGGTAGAAGGTGCAAAAGCCGCCGGAATGGGCTGGGTTCGTGTAGACGAGCTATAA
- a CDS encoding RNA polymerase sigma factor: MGIIQSYFYNKKLSSLHDALERCLRNREDGKAFVYKKYYGYLMAIIIRYVKQDVDAEELVNESFVRIFRKLESFNMDIDAENLEKSFRAWIGRIAANISIDFLRGKKQMYSVEDMAEGDMHTPSVQLDSRLEVNEILSLLDQLPEIQKTIFNLYEIEGYSHDEIAQMLNIPDSTSRTYLTRAKQKLRKLYLDYTGVVQEIR, from the coding sequence GTGGGAATTATTCAGTCATATTTTTATAACAAGAAGCTATCATCTTTACATGATGCCCTGGAGCGTTGCTTGCGAAATCGTGAGGACGGAAAGGCTTTCGTCTATAAAAAATATTATGGCTACCTCATGGCAATCATTATCCGCTATGTCAAACAGGATGTGGATGCCGAGGAACTTGTGAATGAGAGCTTTGTCCGGATCTTTCGAAAGTTGGAATCCTTTAATATGGATATCGATGCAGAGAACCTTGAAAAGTCATTTAGGGCCTGGATCGGTCGAATCGCGGCCAATATCTCTATTGATTTTTTGAGGGGTAAAAAACAAATGTATTCCGTGGAAGATATGGCTGAAGGGGATATGCACACACCGTCGGTTCAATTGGACAGCCGCTTAGAAGTGAATGAAATTCTGAGTCTGTTGGATCAGCTTCCCGAAATTCAAAAAACTATTTTTAATCTCTATGAAATAGAAGGGTATTCACATGATGAAATTGCCCAGATGCTAAATATACCGGATAGTACTTCGCGTACTTATCTGACAAGGGCAAAACAAAAACTGAGAAAATTATACTTGGACTATACAGGTGTAGTTCAAGAAATAAGATAA
- a CDS encoding patatin-like phospholipase family protein, with protein MKSILALDGGGIRGIIPAMILVALEEKLQKKTMDTNARIASYFDFIAGTSSGGILTSILLFPEEGNPTHPKFSARDALNLFVNHGTEIFHTSKWRRFLGGFGLVSELYSSVALSNVLDKYFQNARLSHLIKPCIITAYNIELRKNHFFRQQKAITHGEARDFYLKDVCKATSAAPTFFPVAEIYSISNTRYPLIDGGVFAQNPSICGLLEVLKAFNSTQINDVFMVSLGTGVSKTAYNYEHFKKKLAIQIGPALVDIMTSASSESTEFFIKQLFRNNGKQQNYIRLEPANLSSINASLDAASPNNIQKLISLSDKLISEHEDTLDYIIEHLIKEKNQNKKKNPWSQLMDKF; from the coding sequence ATGAAGAGCATACTTGCCCTTGATGGCGGTGGTATTCGGGGAATTATTCCGGCTATGATACTTGTGGCTTTGGAGGAGAAATTACAGAAAAAAACAATGGATACCAATGCACGTATCGCCTCCTATTTTGATTTTATTGCCGGTACAAGCAGTGGTGGGATTCTGACAAGCATCCTACTATTCCCGGAAGAGGGAAATCCCACGCACCCAAAGTTTTCAGCACGCGACGCCCTAAACCTATTTGTCAATCACGGGACAGAAATCTTTCACACCTCAAAATGGCGACGTTTTCTGGGCGGATTTGGTCTGGTCAGTGAATTGTATTCCTCAGTTGCCTTATCCAATGTGCTGGACAAATATTTTCAGAATGCACGGCTAAGTCATCTCATCAAGCCATGTATTATCACGGCTTACAATATCGAGCTCCGTAAAAATCATTTTTTCAGACAGCAAAAAGCCATTACACATGGCGAAGCGCGCGATTTTTATCTAAAGGACGTATGTAAGGCAACCTCAGCGGCTCCGACCTTCTTTCCTGTTGCTGAAATATATTCGATATCAAACACCAGATACCCGCTCATAGATGGTGGTGTATTCGCGCAAAACCCCTCGATCTGTGGTTTGCTGGAAGTCCTAAAAGCTTTCAATAGTACACAGATCAATGATGTATTTATGGTATCCTTGGGTACCGGCGTTTCAAAGACAGCATATAATTACGAACACTTCAAGAAAAAACTTGCGATCCAGATTGGCCCCGCCCTAGTCGATATTATGACAAGTGCTTCTTCTGAAAGTACCGAATTTTTTATTAAGCAATTGTTCAGGAACAATGGCAAACAGCAGAATTATATCCGCCTGGAACCGGCAAACCTGTCCAGTATCAATGCTTCCCTAGATGCTGCCTCACCAAATAATATACAGAAACTCATATCCCTATCCGATAAGCTGATCAGCGAACATGAGGATACGCTGGATTATATCATCGAACACCTCATCAAAGAAAAGAATCAGAATAAGAAGAAAAATCCATGGAGCCAGTTGATGGATAAATTCTAA
- a CDS encoding OsmC family protein has translation MTENEVIVTIGETPYTTTVQYGKHQIIVDEPEDLGGQDQGISPTPLLLSSLGTCKAVTVKMYADRKNWPLEEVMIRLSHEIQTSEQQQTTYIQCHISFKGDLDDEQKKRLFKIAEKCPVHKILTNPIVITSNHL, from the coding sequence ATGACGGAAAATGAAGTTATTGTCACCATAGGTGAAACTCCCTATACAACAACTGTACAATATGGCAAACACCAGATTATTGTCGATGAACCGGAAGATTTAGGGGGTCAGGATCAAGGGATAAGCCCTACACCGCTTTTACTTTCTTCTTTAGGCACATGTAAAGCTGTCACAGTAAAAATGTATGCTGATCGAAAAAACTGGCCCCTAGAAGAAGTTATGATCCGTCTTTCACACGAAATCCAGACCAGTGAACAGCAGCAGACGACCTATATACAATGTCACATTAGCTTCAAAGGCGATTTGGACGACGAACAAAAAAAGAGGTTATTTAAGATCGCTGAAAAATGTCCGGTGCATAAAATCTTAACTAATCCTATTGTAATAACTTCAAATCATTTGTAA
- the coaA gene encoding type I pantothenate kinase, whose amino-acid sequence MQLDPQIAIDSPFRSIKREDWKNLNGKILHNFSSEDLENLHALNEPLTNQEIEEVYVPLSHLLEIHIDRFQSLHQRTNRFFGKEESKLPYIIGIAGSVAVGKSTTARVLQRVLSMLPSKPKVDLVTTDGFLYPNQQLIEKGILNRKGFPESYDAKRLIHFLSAVKSGAPKITVPVYSHLVYDVLPDDQQQIIEQPDILIVEGINVLQVNSQRPRKGHSVFVSDFFDYSIYVHASEKNLIEWYTNRFESLRATAFQNPASFFHKYADMSPEESHAMAVNIWNEINKPNLIKNILPTRYRADLILEKGSHHFVKNVKVRKI is encoded by the coding sequence ATGCAATTGGATCCACAAATAGCAATAGACTCTCCTTTTAGATCAATAAAACGGGAAGACTGGAAAAATCTAAATGGAAAAATATTGCACAACTTCAGTTCTGAAGATCTTGAAAATCTACATGCACTCAATGAGCCATTGACAAATCAGGAGATCGAAGAAGTTTACGTTCCTTTGAGCCATTTGCTAGAAATCCACATTGACCGTTTCCAAAGCCTTCATCAACGGACAAATCGCTTCTTCGGTAAAGAAGAGAGCAAATTGCCCTATATTATCGGCATTGCCGGATCTGTGGCGGTAGGAAAAAGTACAACAGCAAGAGTATTGCAACGGGTACTGAGTATGTTGCCTTCCAAACCAAAAGTAGATCTGGTGACAACAGATGGCTTCCTCTACCCCAATCAACAGCTGATCGAAAAAGGTATCCTCAACCGCAAAGGATTTCCGGAAAGCTATGATGCCAAACGGTTGATCCATTTCCTCTCTGCCGTCAAGTCTGGAGCCCCTAAGATTACTGTTCCGGTTTATAGCCACTTGGTTTACGATGTCCTGCCAGACGACCAACAGCAAATCATTGAACAACCGGATATCCTGATTGTCGAAGGTATTAACGTATTACAGGTTAACTCACAACGCCCACGTAAAGGCCATAGTGTATTCGTTTCCGACTTCTTCGATTATTCTATCTATGTACATGCCAGTGAGAAAAACCTCATCGAATGGTATACCAATAGGTTTGAATCCTTGCGCGCGACAGCCTTTCAGAATCCGGCTTCATTTTTCCATAAATATGCGGATATGTCACCTGAGGAGAGTCATGCCATGGCCGTGAACATCTGGAATGAGATCAACAAGCCCAATCTGATCAAGAATATCTTACCGACCCGTTACCGTGCCGATCTTATCCTAGAGAAAGGCAGCCACCACTTTGTCAAGAATGTGAAGGTCAGAAAGATCTAA
- a CDS encoding spore maturation protein yields MALNYVWVAFFLITFAVALVKLIFFGDTEIFQQIVNSIFDSAKNGAEISLGLIGMMSFALGIMKIGEKGGMINIFAKIVGPFFHKLFPEVPKNHPALGSILMNFSANALGLDNAATPLGLKAMKELQELNPNKDTATNAQIMFIVLNASSLTLLPISIMAYRKEAGAPDPSDVFLPILIATFFSTLVALILVAIYQKINLFNRVVLGYLGAMCLFIGGLLYYFSGLQQSEIEVFSKVFGNVILFSLFTSFIGLALFRKVNVYDSFIEGAKEGFEVSVKIIPYLVAMLVGIAVFRASGTMDYMVAGISKGIALCGLDTSFVDALPVAFMKPLSGSGARGLMVDLMNAKGPMDFAARVACVIQGSTETTFYVLAVYFGAVGIKRTRHALPCALLAELAGVVAAIIISYIFFK; encoded by the coding sequence ATGGCATTAAACTACGTTTGGGTTGCATTTTTTTTAATCACATTTGCCGTAGCCCTAGTAAAACTTATCTTCTTCGGAGACACCGAAATTTTCCAACAAATTGTCAACTCGATCTTTGACAGTGCTAAAAACGGAGCCGAAATCTCCTTAGGACTGATAGGAATGATGAGTTTCGCTCTAGGGATCATGAAAATTGGTGAAAAAGGTGGTATGATCAATATCTTCGCAAAAATCGTAGGTCCTTTCTTCCATAAATTATTTCCTGAAGTCCCTAAAAACCACCCTGCTCTTGGATCTATCCTAATGAATTTTTCCGCCAATGCACTTGGCTTGGATAATGCAGCTACCCCTTTGGGACTTAAAGCAATGAAGGAGCTTCAGGAACTCAATCCCAATAAGGACACAGCAACAAATGCACAGATTATGTTTATTGTACTCAATGCATCCAGTCTGACCTTATTGCCGATTTCGATTATGGCTTACCGCAAGGAAGCAGGTGCACCAGATCCTTCGGATGTCTTTCTTCCGATTTTGATTGCAACATTCTTTTCCACCTTGGTCGCATTGATTCTTGTAGCCATCTATCAGAAAATAAATCTATTCAACCGGGTAGTTTTGGGCTATTTAGGTGCCATGTGTTTATTTATCGGTGGATTGCTTTACTATTTTTCAGGTTTACAGCAATCTGAAATTGAAGTCTTCAGCAAGGTATTTGGTAATGTAATCTTGTTTAGTTTATTCACTTCGTTTATCGGATTGGCGCTGTTCCGCAAAGTCAACGTTTACGATTCCTTTATTGAGGGTGCCAAAGAAGGTTTTGAAGTTTCTGTCAAGATTATCCCCTATCTGGTAGCTATGTTGGTCGGTATTGCTGTCTTTAGAGCTTCCGGAACGATGGATTATATGGTTGCTGGGATATCCAAAGGTATTGCTCTATGTGGTTTAGATACGTCTTTTGTAGATGCTCTTCCTGTTGCATTTATGAAACCGCTTAGCGGCTCGGGTGCCCGAGGACTAATGGTCGATCTGATGAATGCCAAAGGTCCGATGGATTTTGCTGCCCGCGTTGCCTGTGTGATCCAGGGTTCTACAGAGACAACATTTTATGTACTAGCAGTCTACTTTGGTGCCGTGGGTATAAAACGGACAAGACATGCCCTACCTTGCGCTCTTTTGGCTGAATTGGCTGGTGTGGTAGCGGCGATTATTATCTCTTATATCTTTTTCAAATAG
- the lysS gene encoding lysine--tRNA ligase — MSTVLSEQEQLRRQAMQSLLDMGIEPFPANEFVVNAHAADILENYDRDKLNYKNITIAGRIMSRRVMGSASFFEIQDSTGRIQAYIKRDDVCPDENKDLYNVVFKKLLDIGDIVGVRGYVFTTQTEAIAIHVEELTVLSKSLRPLPIVKSAEGKTFDAFTDPEQRYRMRYVDLIVNPANKEIFVKRTKLFNAMRQFFNDAGYMEVETPVLQSIPGGATARPFITHHNALDIPLYLRIANELYLKRLIVGGFDGVYEFSKNFRNEGMDRTHNPEFTAMEIYVAYKDYNWMMDFTERLLEYCAVAVNGTTEATFGEHKIDFRAPYKRISMTDSIKEFTGFDITGKTEDEIRVAAKGMGIDVNETMGKGKLIDEIFGAKCEGNYIQPTFITDYPKEMSPLTKKHRDNPDLTERFELMVCGKEIANAYSELNDPIDQRERFEDQLRLSEKGDDEAMFIDQDFLRSLEYGMPPTSGLGIGMDRLIMFLTNNASIQEVLFFPQMRPEKVAKVADVKDYEEQGIPAEWVPALQKMGFTTIEALKEANPNKVFNDLGGMRKKLKLEIAMPSKEDVLAWFN; from the coding sequence ATGAGTACTGTATTATCCGAACAGGAACAACTTAGAAGACAGGCGATGCAATCGTTGTTGGATATGGGAATCGAGCCTTTTCCAGCAAATGAATTTGTCGTCAACGCACACGCTGCCGATATTTTAGAAAACTACGATAGAGATAAATTGAATTATAAGAACATTACCATTGCCGGACGTATCATGAGCCGTCGTGTTATGGGAAGTGCTTCATTTTTTGAAATTCAAGATTCTACCGGACGTATCCAGGCCTATATCAAGCGTGATGACGTATGTCCTGATGAAAATAAAGATCTCTATAATGTCGTTTTCAAGAAACTATTGGATATTGGCGATATTGTAGGTGTCAGAGGATATGTTTTCACAACGCAAACCGAAGCTATCGCAATACACGTTGAAGAACTTACCGTATTATCCAAATCTTTGCGCCCGCTTCCAATCGTTAAATCTGCAGAAGGAAAAACTTTCGATGCGTTTACGGATCCGGAGCAACGTTACAGAATGCGTTATGTGGACTTGATCGTGAACCCTGCCAATAAAGAAATATTTGTAAAACGTACCAAGCTTTTCAATGCCATGCGTCAATTCTTTAATGATGCTGGTTATATGGAAGTGGAGACACCTGTTTTGCAGTCTATCCCCGGTGGTGCCACTGCACGTCCATTTATCACACACCATAATGCACTGGATATTCCTTTATATCTTCGTATCGCCAATGAACTTTATCTAAAAAGATTGATCGTGGGTGGTTTTGACGGTGTGTATGAGTTTTCAAAGAACTTCCGCAACGAAGGAATGGACCGTACCCATAATCCCGAATTTACGGCAATGGAAATCTATGTAGCCTACAAAGACTACAATTGGATGATGGATTTTACAGAACGCCTTTTGGAATATTGTGCTGTGGCAGTCAATGGTACCACTGAAGCAACTTTTGGTGAGCATAAAATTGATTTCAGAGCGCCATATAAGCGTATTTCCATGACCGATTCCATCAAAGAATTTACAGGATTTGATATCACAGGCAAAACCGAAGATGAAATTCGTGTTGCTGCGAAAGGCATGGGAATCGACGTCAACGAAACAATGGGTAAAGGCAAGCTAATCGACGAAATTTTCGGTGCCAAATGTGAAGGGAACTATATCCAACCAACATTCATTACGGATTATCCAAAAGAAATGTCACCATTGACAAAGAAACATAGAGACAATCCGGATTTAACAGAACGTTTCGAGTTAATGGTCTGTGGAAAAGAGATTGCCAATGCTTACTCGGAATTGAATGACCCGATTGATCAACGCGAACGCTTTGAGGATCAATTACGTCTTTCAGAGAAAGGTGACGATGAAGCGATGTTTATCGACCAGGATTTCTTGCGTTCATTAGAATATGGTATGCCTCCTACTTCTGGTTTGGGAATAGGTATGGATCGCCTGATTATGTTCCTGACAAATAATGCTTCTATTCAAGAAGTATTGTTCTTCCCACAAATGCGTCCAGAGAAAGTAGCAAAAGTTGCTGATGTGAAAGACTATGAAGAGCAAGGCATTCCAGCGGAATGGGTACCAGCTCTACAAAAAATGGGTTTTACAACCATTGAAGCATTAAAAGAAGCCAATCCGAATAAAGTTTTCAATGATCTGGGTGGTATGCGTAAAAAGCTAAAACTAGAGATAGCGATGCCGAGCAAAGAGGATGTACTTGCTTGGTTTAACTAA